One part of the Lotus japonicus ecotype B-129 chromosome 2, LjGifu_v1.2 genome encodes these proteins:
- the LOC130737304 gene encoding uncharacterized protein LOC130737304 has translation MIGFEDFSLFMWNVRGATSANAKLALKEYIRRHKPDIIVLVETHCQFQRTQRFWKAQGFLPGCIVEATGHSGGIWVLCHQSSPFKVMPLESFHQAVTFDVVLGAFSWTCSAIYASPTPNLREELWGHLAQLRSTVVKPWMVVGDFNEILYPLEVRGGAFLASRALRFADALEACHLIDLGVKGGSFTWHRKERGTLKVSKRLDRAVADHE, from the coding sequence ATGATAGGGTTCGAagatttctctctttttatgTGGAATGTCAGAGGAGCTACTAGCGCCAACGCTAAGTTAGCTTTGAAAGAGTATATCAGGCGTCATAAGCCGGATATTATTGTTCTAGTGGAAACGCATTGCCAGTTCCAGAGGACCCAAAGATTTTGGAAGGCTCAAGGCTTTCTTCCAGGGTGCATCGTCGAAGCTACTGGGCATAGTGGAGGGATCTGGGTCCTTTGCCACCAGAGCTCCCCCTTCAAGGTGATGCCTTTGGAGTCCTTTCACCAGGCTGTGACATTTGATGTTGTGCTTGGTGCTTTCTCTTGGACTTGCTCGGCCATTTATGCAAGTCCTACGCCGAATCTTCGAGAGGAGCTTTGGGGCCACTTGGCTCAGCTCCGGTCGACGGTTGTGAAGCCTTGGATGGTGGTGGGTGACTTCAATGAGATTCTCTACCCATTGGAGGTCAGGGGAGGGGCCTTTCTCGCTAGTAGGGCCCTTCGTTTTGCAGATGCACTGGAAGCTTGCCACTTGATTGATCTTGGAGTAAAAGGAGGCTCCTTTACCTGGCATAGGAAGGAGCGTGGGACTCTTAAGGTTTCTAAACGCCTAGATAGAGCAGTTGCTGACCATGAATGA
- the LOC130737305 gene encoding sugar carrier protein C-like, with protein sequence MAGAYIGKGKNYPGKLTGRVITTCIVAAFGGLIFGYDLGISGGVTSMDPFLKKFFPEVYEKEHNIKPSDNQYCKFDSQILTLFTSSLYLAALVASIGASAITRLFGRRLTMISGGVLFLIGAAFNFFAQDVWMLIIGRVFLGFGIGCANQSVPIYVSEVAPYKYRGALNMMFQLAITIGIFVANLLNYFFAKMKNGEGWRYSLGLAAVPAIMIIIGAIFLPDSPNSLIERGQDAKAKEELIKIRGTPDVDDEFEDLVAASEASKGVKHPWRSLLERKYRPQLTMAIAIPFFQQLTGMNVITFYAPVLFKTIGFGATASLMSALITGGCNAVATLVSIGTVDKFGRRTLFLEGGAQMFICQIVITIAIAVKFGVSGNPGDLPQWYAVLVVVGICVYVAGFAWSWGPLGWLVPSEIFPLEVRSAAQSINVSVNMIFTFAIAQIFTAMLCHMKFGLFIFFAVFVVVMSVFIYKFLPETKGVPIEEMAVVWENHPYWKKFVKSDDQKPDPES encoded by the exons ATGGCAGGGGCTTACATAGGGAAGGGAAAAAATTATCCCGGTAAACTTACCGGGAGAGTAATCACAACTTGTATCGTTGCTGCATTCGGAGGCTTAATTTTTGGTTATGATCTCGGCATCTCCG GTGGAGTTACCTCCATGGATCCATTTCTGAAGAAATTCTTCCCTGAAGTCTATGAAAAGGAGCACAACATAAAGCCTTCTGATAACCAATACTGCAAATTCGACAGCCAGATACTAACCCTCTTCACTTCCTCTCTGTACCTGGCCGCTCTTGTGGCCTCTATTGGAGCCTCCGCCATAACTCGCCTCTTCGGAAGGCGTCTCACCATGATTTCTGGCGGTGTGCTTTTTCTCATCGGCGCAGCCTTCAATTTCTTCGCTCAAGATGTCTGGATGCTCATCATTGGCCGCGTATTTCTTGGTTTTGGAATCGGATGCGCAAATCAG TCAGTTCCAATCTATGTGTCCGAGGTTGCTCCCTACAAGTACAGAGGAGCTCTTAACATGATGTTCCAACTGGCAATCACCATAGGAATCTTTGTGGCGAACCTCCTCAACTACTTTTTCGCCAAAATGAAGAATGGCGAAGGCTGGCGCTACAGTTTGGGTTTAGCGGCGGTCCCTGCAATAATGATAATCATCGGAGCAATCTTCCTTCCAGACTCCCCAAATTCACTGATCGAGCGCGGTCAAGACGCGAAGGCCAAGGAAGAACTGATCAAGATTCGCGGAACCCCTGACGTTGATGATGAGTTTGAGGATCTGGTGGCGGCTAGTGAGGCCTCCAAAGGCGTGAAACACCCTTGGAGGTCTTTGTTGGAGAGGAAGTACAGGCCTCAGTTAACAATGGCCATAGCCATTCCCTTCTTTCAACAACTCACTGGGATGAATGTGATCACGTTCTATGCTCCTGTTTTGTTTAAAACTATTGGTTTTGGAGCCACTGCTTCCCTCATGTCTGCCTTGATCACCGGAGGATGTAACGCGGTCGCCACTCTTGTTTCAATTGGGACGGTTGATAAGTTTGGAAGACGCACTCTCTTCTTAGAAGGAGGTGCTCAAATGTTTATTTGTCAG ATTGTGATAACCATAGCAATTGCAGTGAAGTTTGGAGTGAGTGGCAACCCTGGTGACCTCCCCCAATGGTATGCTGTACTTGTTGTGGTAGGTATATGCGTCTATGTTGCTGGGTTTGCATGGTCATGGGGTCCATTAGGGTGGCTTGTACCTAGTGAGATTTTCCCACTTGAAGTGCGTTCTGCTGCTCAGAGTATTAATGTCTCTGTTAACATGATCTTCACCTTTGCCATTGCTCAAATTTTCACTGCCATGCTTTGTCACATGAAATTTggactgttcatcttctttgcGGTCTTTGTTGTTGTGATGAGCGTGTTCATCTATAAGTTCCTGCCGGAGACCAAGGGAGTTCCTATTGAAGAAATGGCGGTGGTGTGGGAGAATCATCCTTATTGGAAGAAGTTCGTGAAATCTGATGATCAGAAACCAGATCCTGAAAGTTAG
- the LOC130741147 gene encoding protein DETOXIFICATION 49-like, with product MCQLSSTSSLCESNEGNPNHHHVSTTKTQEEPDMFTLLIPKSPTKSQQQEKTHYSYSYSLALNEAKCIVNIAWPMVLTGLLLYSRSIISMLFLGRAGELALAGGSLAIGFANITGYSILSGLAMGMEPICGQAFGARRFKLLGLTMQRTVILLLLTSIFIAFSWLNMKKILLLCGQQEDIATEAQSYILYSLPDLVAQSLLHPLRIYLRSQSVTLPLTYCAVLSILLHIPINYLLVSVLHLGIRGIALGAVWTNFNLVISLIIYIWVSGIHKKTWTGISSACFKGWKALLNLAIPSCISVCLEWWWYEIMILLCGLLINPHATVASMGVLIQTTALIYIFPSSLSFAVSTRVGNELGAENPHRAKLAALIGLCFSFVLGFSALFFAFSVRNVWASMFTMDPQIIALTSMVLPIIGLCELGNCPQTTVCGVLRGTARPKLGANVNLCCFYFVGMPVAVWLSFFVGFDFKGLWLGLLAAQAACMVTMLVVLARTNWEGQAQRAKELTSLDSGEEGGDEDEDEAAKQCSDSLV from the coding sequence ATGTGCCAATTATCATCTACCTCTAGTTTGTGTGAAAGCAATGAAGGGAATCCAAATCATCATCATGTATCCACAACCAAAACACAGGAAGAGCCTGACATGTTCACCCTTTTGATCCCCAAATCCCcaacaaaatcccaacaacAAGAAAAGACCCATTATTCTTATTCTTATTCTCTGGCCCTCAATGAAGCAAAATGCATAGTAAACATTGCATGGCCTATGGTCTTAACCGGCCTATTACTTTACTCTCGGTCTATCATTTCCATGCTCTTCCTCGGTCGGGCGGGCGAGCTTGCTCTTGCGGGCGGCTCACTCGCAATTGGATTCGCCAACATCACCGGCTACTCCATTCTCTCAGGCCTCGCCATGGGAATGGAGCCGATATGTGGGCAAGCATTCGGGGCGAGGAGATTCAAACTCCTCGGCCTAACGATGCAGAGGACAGTGATTCTCCTCCTCCTAACTTCAATCTTCATCGCATTCTCATGGCTCAACATGAAGAAAATCTTACTCCTATGCGGCCAGCAAGAAGACATCGCCACCGAAGCTCAATCCTACATTCTCTACTCTCTACCGGATCTCGTCGCGCAATCGCTGCTCCACCCTCTGCGAATCTACCTTCGAAGCCAATCAGTTACTCTGCCATTAACATACTGTGCAGTTCTCTCAATCCTCCTTCACATCCCCATCAACTACCTCCTCGTCTCGGTTCTTCACCTCGGAATCAGAGGCATTGCTTTAGGCGCTGTTTGGACAAATTTCAATCTGGTTATCTCCTTGATTATCTACATCTGGGTTTCTGGGATTCACAAGAAAACATggactggaatctcctctgctTGCTTCAAAGGTTGGAAAGCGCTTTTGAATCTAGCGATTCCGAGCTGCATTTCGGTTTGCCTCGAATGGTGGTGGTATGAAATCATGATTTTACTCTGCGGTTTGTTGATAAATCCTCATGCAACCGTTGCCTCAATGGGGGTTCTGATTCAAACCACTGCATTGATCTATATTTTCCCATCTTCGTTGAGTTTTGCTGTTTCCACAAGAGTTGGAAACGAACTCGGAGCTGAGAATCCTCACAGAGCGAAGCTCGCAGCGCTAATAGGCCTCTGTTTCAGTTTCGTGTTGGGATTTTCAGCATTGTTCTTTGCGTTTTCTGTGAGGAATGTGTGGGCTTCAATGTTCACAATGGATCCTCAGATAATTGCTCTGACTTCAATGGTGTTGCCGATTATTGGACTCTGTGAGCTCGGAAACTGTCCTCAGACCACGGTTTGCGGCGTTTTGAGGGGGACGGCGAGGCCGAAGCTGGGGGCTAATGTGAACTTGTGTTGCTTCTACTTCGTCGGAATGCCGGTGGCGGTGTGGTTGAGTTTCTTTGTTGGGTTTGATTTCAAAGGCTTGTGGCTGGGTTTGTTGGCGGCTCAGGCGGCGTGTATGGTGACCATGTTGGTGGTTTTGGCTCGGACCAACTGGGAAGGTCAAGCTCAGAGAGCTAAGGAACTCACTTCATTGGATTCTGGTGAAGAAggaggagatgaagatgaagatgaagctgcaaaACAATGTTCAGATTCATTAGTTTGA